The sequence below is a genomic window from Actinokineospora baliensis.
GGCCAGGATGGGGACGTCGATGATCTCCGCGCCGGGCACCTTGCCCGCCAGTTGCGCCCGCAACCCCGCGTTGGGCTCGATCGCGATCACCCGCTCGAACCGGTCGGCCAGGTGCGCGGTGGTGTCCCCCGTGCCCGCCCCGGCGTCGAGCAGCACCGCGCGGCGCGGCAACCCCTCGGCGACCCGCTCGAGGTAGCGGGCCGCCTGCCGCTTCTGGTCCGTGTGCGCCAGGAACGTCGCGAACGGGCTCTCGTACTGGGCGCTGAGGGCGTCCAACCGGGGGAAGTCCACCGGCCCACAGTGCTGCGCCGCGCCCGGTCCTGCCACCCGGTGTTCACCGGATCGAGTGAAGCGGCTACGCGATCAGCCAACCGGTGGCGGCGCGCGGGCGGCTGACCCCGACCGGGCGCGGGCCGGGGGTGATGGTGATGTCCTCGTGCAGCCGGGTGAGATGCAGTCCGGTCAGGACCGGGCCGCTGGCGAGCACCCGCAGGGTCCGGCCGCGGCGCTGGCAGGCGCGGTGGGCGCGCACCAGCACGGCGGTGCTGGCCCAACTCAAGAACGTGACCCCGGTGAGGTCGACGGTGACCCGGGTGGTGTCGTCGGCGGCGGTGCAGGCCCGCATGACCTGCTCGTGCCACGGCGTCTCGGTGGCCAAGTCGATGCGCCCGGTGGCGGCGATGGTGACGTGGCGGCCGGTGCGCTCGACGGTGAGGGTGAGTCGGCGGTCGGGCTGGGCGACGGTCAGTGCCACGGTGGATCCGGCCCCTTTCGCTCGGATGTGCCTGTTCCACCCCCTTAGA
It includes:
- a CDS encoding STAS domain-containing protein, whose protein sequence is MALTVAQPDRRLTLTVERTGRHVTIAATGRIDLATETPWHEQVMRACTAADDTTRVTVDLTGVTFLSWASTAVLVRAHRACQRRGRTLRVLASGPVLTGLHLTRLHEDITITPGPRPVGVSRPRAATGWLIA